One region of Cydia pomonella isolate Wapato2018A chromosome 9, ilCydPomo1, whole genome shotgun sequence genomic DNA includes:
- the LOC133521508 gene encoding odorant receptor 10a-like, with product MDLLRRIKKRLTENSFDNLLWLVMVGPSLVGYQITRKKIFVPFWIIHLSLLAYVYGVGTVVYQAKHAQVASDFIKSYVNVSLLVLIVNNSYWWIKKRDLLRSVLKKAKESDTSTIQAGLFVDKYDRSLSMIKRILLVFYTVNTINEFTTYLPKRADLNENTFSMTPCVGIEPLTSSPQREICIALASIQEITILNTTHSFQSMMLLLIAHTSVMYRLLSDEITTFNTLLTDPRNYDFVKGRLPVIIYRHVLILDIIKDLRALYSIPMGINFGSNAVCMCFFFFLEPAEYLSFMPIVVYCFIVFFLYCFLGQRLTNAAEMFSQAVYNSGWEMMRIKERRAIVSMLLQSQKEVDLLAADIIPVNMSTFATTCQGIYKFATVFKLQRN from the exons ATGGATCTGCTCCGTCGAATTAAGAAGCGGCTAACTGAGAACAGCTTTGATAACCTGCTGTGGCTTGTTATGGTCGGGCCCAGTTTGGTTGGATATCAGATCACGAGGAAAAAGATATTCG TCCCTTTCTGGATCATCCACCTTTCGCTGCTGGCCTACGTGTACGGCGTGGGTACTGTGGTGTACCAGGCCAAGCACGCGCAAGTGGCCAGCGACTTCATCAAGAGTTACGTCAATGTCTCCCTCTTAGTACTTATAGTGAATAACAGTTACTGGTGGATAAAGAAAag aGATCTATTAAGAAGTGTactaaaaaaagctaaagagaGTGACACCAGCACGATACAAGCCGGACTATTCGTCGACAAGTACGACCGCTCCTTGTCCATGATCAAGCGCATTTTGCTCGTTTTCTACACCGTCAATACAATCAACGAGTTTACAACATATTTGCCCAAACGCGCTGATTTGAACGAAAATACCTTCTCAATGACACCCTGTGTTG GGATCGAACCACTGACGTCGTCTCCGCAACGCGAAATCTGCATAGCACTGGCATCCATTCAAGAGATAACCATTCTCAACACTACACACAGTTTCCAATCAATGATGCTGCTTCTCATAGCGCATACTTCTGTCATGTATCGACTGCTTTCCGACGAAATCACGACGTTCAATACGCTGCTTACCGATCCAAGAAACTACGATTTCGTGAAAGGAAGACTGCCCGTCATTATATATCGTCACGTTCTTATTTTAGACATAATAAAAGACCTCAGAGCTTTATACAGTATACCGATGGGAATTAATTTTGGTTCGAATGCAGTGTGCATGTGCTTTTTTTTCTTCTTGGAACCTGCagaatatttaagttttatgcCGATAGTTGTGTATTGTTTCATTGTATTCTTCTTGTACTGTTTTCTTGGGCAGAGGCTGACGAATGCCGCAGAGATGTTCTCTCAGGCAGTGTACAACAGTGGCTGGGAGATGATGCGTATAAAGGAACGGAGGGCAATCGTCTCTATGCTGCTGCAGTCTCAGAAAGAGGTCGATTTGCTTGCAGCTGATATAATCCCTGTCAACATGAGTACATTTGCAACCACATGCCAGGGCATATATAAATTTGCTACTGTTTTCAAATTGCAAAGAAACTAG
- the LOC133521509 gene encoding uncharacterized protein LOC133521509, with translation MECFSRAQDGFHRLKKRLRENSFDNLVCLVMVMPSLVGFEITRKKIFVPFWIIHLSLLTYVYGVGSLVYQAKHARVASDFIKSFVNVSILVLTVNNSYWWLTQRDLLRNVLRKANASDKITIQAGLFVDKHQHSLSIIKRILIIFYFINLTNEFTSYLPKRAELNEKTFSMTPCVGIKPLTSSPQREVCIVLTSLQELTIVIVVLNFQTMMLLLIAHTSTMYQLLSDEIMTFNTLLTNPSNYDLLKERLGVIIKRHILTLDIIKDIRVLYSIPMGINFGSNAVCMCFFFFLEPEEYFNFMPISMYCFIVFFLYCFLGQRLTNAAEVFSRAVYSCGWELMDIKEQRAISIMLLQSQKEVDLLAADLIPVNMLTFASTSQGIYKFVTVFKL, from the exons ATGGAGTGTTTTAGCCGAGCACAGGACGGTTTTCATCGGCTGAAGAAGCGACTGCGAGAGAACAGCTTCGACAACCTCGTGTGTCTCGTTATGGTCATGCCCAGCCTGGTCGGATTTGAGATCACCAGAAAGAAAATATTCG TGCCGTTTTGGATCATACATCTATCGCTGCTTACCTACGTGTACGGTGTGGGTAGCCTGGTGTACCAGGCTAAGCACGCGCGAGTGGCCAGCGACTTCATCAAGAGTTTCGTCAACGTCTCCATCTTAGTGCTTACGGTGAACAACAGTTACTGGTGGCTAACTCAAAG GGATCTATTAAGGAATGTACTAAGAAAGGCCAATGCGAGTGATAAGATCACTATCCAAGCCGGACTGTTCGTCGACAAGCACCAGCACTCCTTAAGCATAATCAAACGGATTTTGATTATTTTCTACTTTATCAATTTAACCAATGAGTTCACGTCATATTTGCCGAAACGCGCTGAATTGAACGAAAAAACCTTCTCAATGACACCTTGCGTTg gaATCAAGCCACTGACGTCCTCTCCACAACGTGAAGTCTGTATAGTGCTGACATCCCTTCAAGAATTAACGATTGTCATCGTTGTACTAAATTTCCAGACAATGATGCTCTTGCTCATAGCGCATACCTCTACCATGTATCAACTGCTCTCCGATGAAATCATGACATTCAATACGTTACTTACTAATCCGAGTAACTACgatttattaaaagaaagactTGGCGTCATTATAAAGCGACACATTCTGACGTTAGATATAATAAAGGACATCAGAGTTTTATACAGCATACCGATGGGAATTAATTTTGGTTCGAATGCGGTGTGCATGTGCTTTTTCTTCTTCTTGGAACCTgaagaatattttaattttatgccgATATCTATGTATTGTTTCATCGTATTTTTCTTATACTGTTTTCTTGGGCAGCGGCTGACGAATGCCGCGGAGGTATTTTCTCGAGCTGTGTACAGTTGTGGCTGGGAACTGATGGATATTAAGGAACAAAGAGCAATTTCTATTATGCTTCTTCAGTCACAGAAAGAGGTCGACTTACTTGCAGCTGATTTGATCCCGGTCAATATGCTCACTTTCGCAAGCACGTCTCAGGGCATATATAAGTTTGTtactgtttttaaattatag